The Campylobacter sp. genome contains the following window.
ATTTGAAAATATCCTTTAAAACCTCCTCGGCTACGCTCATTACGTCGTACTGGGTATTAAAGCTCATCTCGATATCAATCTGCGTAAATTCCGGCTGGCGGTCGGCGCGGAGGTCTTCGTCGCGGAAACAGCGCGCGATCTGGAAGTATTTATCAAAGCCCGAGCACATCAAAAGCTGTTTGAAAAGCTGCGGGCTTTGCGGAAGCGCGTAGAAGCTGCCCGGATAGACGCGGCTAGGCACCAGATAATCCCTAGCGCCCTCAGGCGTCGCGCGCGTTAAGATCGGCGTTTCGACCTCCACAAAGCCCAGCCTATCGAGCGCGTTTCGCGCGGCGATCGCAGCCTTGGAACGCATCTTAAATTTATCGAAGCTTCCATCGGCGCGTAGATCCAAAAAGCGGTATTTCAGCTTCGTTTCTTCATTGACGCTTTTATCGCCGATTACGAAAGGAAGCGGCTTGCTTGGATTTTCGATCTGTAGGTCTTCTACCACGACTTCGATATCGCCGGTTTTTAAATTTGGATTTTCCAGCCCTTCGCCGCGAGCTCGGATCTTGCCGACGGCTTTTAGGACAAATTCGTTTCGTACTTCGTTTGCAATTTCATACGCTTTTTTGCTATCTTTGGGATCGCACACGAGCTGAAGCAGGCCGCTTCGGTCGCGCAAATCTATGAAAATAACGCCGCCGTGGTCGCGGTAAGAATTTACCCAGCCGCATACGGTTACGACTTTGCCGACGTCGTTTTTACTCAAATCCGTGCAGTAATGACTTCGCAAAATTACTCCTTTTTAATAAAATTTCAAGAGCCGATTATAGTTAAATTTTGCTTTTACAAAGCTAATTTTTTATAAAATAAAACTATGGAAAACAAAATTCATAAAAACCTTAAATTCGCGGGGCTAATAGCTAAAAAATCAGAAGAGATTCGCCCCATCGTGGAGCAAATTTGCGAAATTTTAAAAGCGCAAGGCATTGAGCTTTTGCTTGAAGAGGACGGAGCGGAATTTTTCGGCCTTAAGCCGCATACGCTTGCAGAAATTTTAAAAAAGACCAATCTTTTAATCAGCCTCGGCGGCGACGGCACGCTCATCGGGCTTGCGAGGCTGCTAAGCGACAAAAACGCTTTTATTTTGGGTATCAACGCGGGCACTCTCGGGTTTTTAACGGACGTGCAGCCGAGCGAATTTGCAAAATTTTTGAAGGAATTTCTGCGCGGCGAATACGAGATCGAGCGCCCGTTTTTGCTTGAAGTGATACTGGAAAACGGCAGCGGCAAGATCGTCCGCAAGACCGCATTTAACGACGTCGTAATCACTCGCAGCCATATCTCTTCGATGGCAAAGATCGACGCGTTTTTAAATAGAAAATATTTCAACACCTACTACGGCGACGGCGTGATCGTAAGCTCCGCCGTGGGCTCGACCGCGTATAATATGAGCGCGAACGGATCTATCGTCTATCCGCTGTGCGACGTGTTTTGCGTTACGCCGATCTGCTCGCATAGCCTGACGCAGCGGCCTTTGGTCCTGCCAAAAGAGTATCTCGCAAGTTTCAAAAACGCCGGAAGCTCCGAAGTTAGCGTCGTCATCGACGGACAAGACGTTTTTGATATGGCGGAGTTTCACAGCGTGAGCGTTAAAATTTCACACGCCAAAGCAAATTTAATAAAACGCAGAAGCTACGATTATTTCGACGTTTTAAAAGCCAAACTCAGATGGGGGCACGGCGGATGCTAGAAAGAATTTATATTAAAAATAATCTAGGTTTTTGCGAGAGCGAGCTTAGTTTTGGCCCGGGACTTAGCGTATTTACAGGTATCAGCGGCGCGGGTAAATCGGTATTAATAGGCGTGATTTTAGCGGTGTTCGGGCTTAAAGAATGCGAGGCAGAGCTCATAGAAGCGGACGTAGAGCATAAATTTGATATGGAAAATTTCGGCTTGATAAACGATACGCCAAATACCTTTCGCGTCCTAAAAGAGCGTAGCTTGCGATACTTTATAAATTCCCAATCGATCTCGAAAAAAAATCTAAGCACGATCGCCGGTGAATACGTGAAATTTTTAGGCGCGAAAAACGCCGGAGAAATGAGTAGCGATAGCTTGCTAAAATTACTTGATTTTATCGCCGCGAAAAAAGATGCGGCGCACGCGCAAAGCCTATCGGAGCTTCAAAGTGCCTTTGCGGAATTTAGCCGCACAAAAAAGCAGCTGGATGAAATTTTAGATCAAGAGCGCAAGATTGAGGAGTTAAAGGAATTTGCTCGCTTCGAGATTGAAAAAATCGAGCGCGTATCGCCTAAGATCGGCGAATACGAGGAGCTTTTGCAGATCAAAAAAAAGCTTAGTAAGAAAGATAAGATCGAGGAACTTTGGGCTAGGGCGCAGGGCGTTTTTGAGCTGGAGCGCAGCGTCATCGAAGCGCTAAGTCTTAGCGGACTGGATAGTGCGTTTTTTGAGGATGCGATGAACGAACTGCGGCTAAAGCAAGAAAGCTTGAGCTTAGACGAGCTAGAAAACATCGACATAGAGAAAATTTTAGATCGTATCGAAGCTCTTAGCGCGCTAAATAGGCGCTACGGAAGCGTAGAAGAGGCGCTAGCTACACTTGAAGCGCGTAAGAAAGAGCTTGAGCATTACGAGCAGTTAAGCTTTGAAAAAACCAAGCTACAAACGGAATTTAAACGCCTTAGCGAAAGCACCGCTACCCTTGCCGAAAAAATTAGCGAGGCTCGCAAGGGCGCTAAAAAACGGCTCGAGGATCTGATAAATTCCTATCTAAAGCAGCTTTATATGGACGGAGTGGAGCTTAGTTTTAAGCCCGCGGTTCTTAGTGAGTGCGGCACGGACGAAATTTGCGTCAGCTTGTGCAAGACGGAATTTAAAAATTTAAGCTCAGGCGAAACGAACCGCCTACGCCTTGCTTTCATCGCGGCAAGCTTGGAGCTTACAAATAACGGCGAAGGAATTTTAATCTTAGACGAGATTGATTCAAATTTAAGTGGAAAAGAGGCGATGAGTATTGCAAACGTGCTGGTAAAAATTTCAAAATTTTATCAAATTTTTGCGATCTCGCACCAGCCGCAGCTTAGCTCAAAGGCTGCGTCACACTTTTTAGTAAGTAAAACGAACGGCAAATCTAGCGTGAGATTATTAAGCGAAAATGAGAAAATAACAGAGCTAGCTCGTATGATAAGCGGCGAGACTATTACTGCAGAAGCCCTGGAATTCGCTAAAAAACTAAGGCAAAGCTGAAGGAATTTTAAGCTTAAGTTTAAATCTGAAATTTTTTGCTACAATACCACGTTTAATTTAAATTTAAGTGTGATTTTGCAAAACGACGTAAAATCCGCTTCGAAAAATTTTATCAAGTGAGTTTTATGATTATAGATACACATTGCCATTTAGACGATGCTAGTTTCGATACCGATTTGGACGCGGTAATTGAGCGCGCCACGATTGCAGGCGTGCGCAGCATCATCATTCCCGGTGCCGATATGGCAGACCTAGATAAGGCATGTAAAATTTCACACGCGCGGAATAATGTGTATTTTGCCGTAGGGGTGCATCCATACGAGATAGATTCTTTCGATATGGAGGTGCTGAAGCGGTATGCTGACGATCCCAAATGCGTAGGCGTTGGTGAATGCGGGCTTGATTACTTCAGACTTAAGCATCAAGAGAGCAAGGAAGCCAAAGCCTTAGAAATCTCCCGCCAAAAAGACGCCTTCATCTCACAAATCGATCTAGCAACACAACTTCAAAAACCACTTATAGTCCATATCCGAGAAGCAAACGAAGATAGCTTTGGAATTCTAAAAGATCGCGCCGGCGATTTATGCGGCGGTGTTTTACACTGCTTCAATGCCAGCAAGCTTTTGCTAGGTCTTAGCGAATACGGATTTTACTTCGGTATCGGCGGAGTTTTGACATTCAAAAATGCAAAAAACTTAGCTGAGATCTTACCGCAAATTCCGCAAGAGCGCCTCTTAATCGAGACGGATGCACCCTATCTAACCCCGCATCCGCATCGCGGCGAGCGCAACGAGCCTGCATTTACGAGACTCGTGGTAGAAAAAGTCGCGGAAATTTTAAGCCTAAGCGTAGAAGAGGTTGAAGCAATAACGACTCAAAACGCCTGTAGGCTTTTTGGCGATAAAATCAAAGGAGAGATATGAAAGCCATAAAATTTATACTGCTAGCCCTGCTTTTAATGGGCGAAGCGTTTGCGAGCCAGCCCGGTCTGATGCGCGCAAATCACGATTATATTTTAAATCAATTCGGCATCGAAAATAACGAATCGAGCAAAAACGTAGTCGCGGGCATATTCCGTGCGATCAATGCAAGCGATCGCAAGCAGTTTAAGCATATCGTGACTTCGCAGTCGCACAATGCCTACTTAGTCAAATCCGAGGTCGATAACATCGAAGCTCCGGAATTCTTGTTGTATTTGGCAATGGTCGAATCACATCTTAAAAATACGGTCACATCAGGTGCTAGCGCAGGTGGTATGTGGCAGCTGATGCCGGCAACTGCGAAAAATTTCGGTCTTAGAGTAGATAGCGCCGTGGATGAGCGTCGCGATCCCGCAGCCTCTACGGATGCTGCGTTTTCGTATATTTTGCATCTGAAGCAAAATTTTGGCAAGTGGTATTTAGCGCTAATGGCGTATAATTGTGGCGATCAAAAGCTTAAAAATGCGATTGCAGCTACTGGCAGCGATGATCTGGATCGCTTGCTAAAAAGTCCCGCACTTCCTAATGAGACTAAGAATTTTATCAAGCGCATTATTAAATACGCTTACATCGCTCAAAATGAAAATATGCGTAAAATTCTGCTTTTTGAAAGCGAGCCGTGGGGGCTAAAGCGTATCGCCGTAGCTCCGGGCACAAAGCTAAGCGCGGTTGCAAAACAGATCGGAATTTCGCCGTCGCAGATGCAGGATTACAACGCGCATATTAAAAATGGAATTTCGCCGCTTAACGGCAAGTACTTCTTTTATATCCCACAAAGCAAATATGCAGAATTTGTCGTAAATCAAGGCGCATTTCAAGCGTATGAACCACGTCTGAAACAGCGCAAGCCAGGACGCGTGTTAGCAGGTTTGGCGAACGAGCTTAGCCTCAAAGACAAAAACGAAATAGCGCTAAATAATATAAAATTCAACAAATAAGATCGGATCGCAGGTGTCGTACCAGAAAATCGCTCTTTTTAGTGCGCTTTTTGCGCTGATTCTTGCCGGTTGCTCGTTTCGCACCGCACCGTCGTCTAGATCGTCTGCGGGCGGTGCGGGCAAGATCGGCAAAAACTCTCCCGCCACCATGCGCCCTTATAAAATCAACGGCAAAACCTACTACCCCGAGCAAGTAAGCGTCGGTGACACTCAAATCGGCATCGCCAGCTGGTATGGGCCGAATTTTCATGGCAAATACACCTCAAACGGCGAAATTTACGATATGAATGGCATGACCGCCGCGCACAAAACCTATCCAATGAATACTATGGTAAAGGTCACGAATCGCGACACCGGCGCTACCGCAACCGTGCGCATCAACGATCGCGGCCCATTCGTGGATGGTCGCATCATCGATCTTAGCAAAACAGCTGCCAATCTAGTGGGCGTATTTGCCAAAGGTACGGCGCCTGTAAAGCTCGAAGTAGTGGGTTTTTATGGGCGCACTATTGCTAAAGGCTCGCCGAAAGCAACCATCGTTGGCGGAAATTTTATGGTACAAATCGGTGCGTTTAGAAACAGAAGCGGCGCACAAATTTATCAGCGCGATTACCACGGCACAGCGGGATATCCTGCGATCATCAAAGAATTTAGCATAGATGGCGCGCCGATTTATCGCGTCTTTTTAAGTGGATTTAAGAGTGAGGATGAGGCGAGAGATTTCGCGCATAATGGCAAGTTTACGGGGGCTTTCATCGTAAGGGAGTAGCAGTTTTATTTGACGGCTTTTACCTTCGTTTTTTCTCGATAAGGGCTTTGTCAAATTTATTTGTGAGCTACTTGCAGTAAAATTTCTCGTCATCTAATAGTTATCTGCTTTAGCTGTGGCGAAGTGCAGGCTACTTGCAAGCTATTCGTAGCAGAAAAGTGCGCCTGCCTGCTTAAGCTTTGTTTTTTAATAGGACGCCGTAGCTGATAAAATTTCTATATTGTTATGGATAAAGCATGCAAAAATATCCGGAAGTTTATAGTTTAGAAAAGAGTTTGGCTATACTTGAAAAATATAAAGACGAGCTGAGCGCAGAACAATACGAGCAAAACAGATCTATCATCTGCAACCACGCGATAGAGGGTATGTTTGCAAACGAGCAAGATATAATCGATCTTATCAAGGTCGATAAGGGAGAAAGAACGCCCGATGAGATAATAAACGAATATAAAAAAGAGTGGGGCATTTTATAGCGCAGTAGAAAATATTAAATTTGGATGGCGAAATATCAGAGGTATTTAAACGCAGCTCATCGTCTGTTTGAATTTTAATCGTGCAAAAAAGTTACGACTTCGTGTTCTTTTGGCAAATTTTCTCTACCTCTAATACCGCGATTGCCGTATTCCGCTAGAGCTTCTTTTAAAATTTTATAAAGCTCGTCCAGTGAAATTCTGTAAGTGCTGGAATTTATACTTTCTAGCTTATATTTGATAAAAAACGGATTATCCACGAGCATTTTACTTGTAGTCTCGTCATAAATTCGTCTTATATCAAGCTCAATATCTCTACCTTTATAGTGAAGCAACCAAATATCCTCACCCGTAAATCCATCTCGCGGATCCGGCATAGATGCCAAACATACATGAATAAGCCAAGCATCTCTTT
Protein-coding sequences here:
- a CDS encoding lytic transglycosylase domain-containing protein; the encoded protein is MKAIKFILLALLLMGEAFASQPGLMRANHDYILNQFGIENNESSKNVVAGIFRAINASDRKQFKHIVTSQSHNAYLVKSEVDNIEAPEFLLYLAMVESHLKNTVTSGASAGGMWQLMPATAKNFGLRVDSAVDERRDPAASTDAAFSYILHLKQNFGKWYLALMAYNCGDQKLKNAIAATGSDDLDRLLKSPALPNETKNFIKRIIKYAYIAQNENMRKILLFESEPWGLKRIAVAPGTKLSAVAKQIGISPSQMQDYNAHIKNGISPLNGKYFFYIPQSKYAEFVVNQGAFQAYEPRLKQRKPGRVLAGLANELSLKDKNEIALNNIKFNK
- a CDS encoding NAD(+) kinase, which produces MENKIHKNLKFAGLIAKKSEEIRPIVEQICEILKAQGIELLLEEDGAEFFGLKPHTLAEILKKTNLLISLGGDGTLIGLARLLSDKNAFILGINAGTLGFLTDVQPSEFAKFLKEFLRGEYEIERPFLLEVILENGSGKIVRKTAFNDVVITRSHISSMAKIDAFLNRKYFNTYYGDGVIVSSAVGSTAYNMSANGSIVYPLCDVFCVTPICSHSLTQRPLVLPKEYLASFKNAGSSEVSVVIDGQDVFDMAEFHSVSVKISHAKANLIKRRSYDYFDVLKAKLRWGHGGC
- a CDS encoding septal ring lytic transglycosylase RlpA family protein; this translates as MSYQKIALFSALFALILAGCSFRTAPSSRSSAGGAGKIGKNSPATMRPYKINGKTYYPEQVSVGDTQIGIASWYGPNFHGKYTSNGEIYDMNGMTAAHKTYPMNTMVKVTNRDTGATATVRINDRGPFVDGRIIDLSKTAANLVGVFAKGTAPVKLEVVGFYGRTIAKGSPKATIVGGNFMVQIGAFRNRSGAQIYQRDYHGTAGYPAIIKEFSIDGAPIYRVFLSGFKSEDEARDFAHNGKFTGAFIVRE
- a CDS encoding AAA family ATPase → MLERIYIKNNLGFCESELSFGPGLSVFTGISGAGKSVLIGVILAVFGLKECEAELIEADVEHKFDMENFGLINDTPNTFRVLKERSLRYFINSQSISKKNLSTIAGEYVKFLGAKNAGEMSSDSLLKLLDFIAAKKDAAHAQSLSELQSAFAEFSRTKKQLDEILDQERKIEELKEFARFEIEKIERVSPKIGEYEELLQIKKKLSKKDKIEELWARAQGVFELERSVIEALSLSGLDSAFFEDAMNELRLKQESLSLDELENIDIEKILDRIEALSALNRRYGSVEEALATLEARKKELEHYEQLSFEKTKLQTEFKRLSESTATLAEKISEARKGAKKRLEDLINSYLKQLYMDGVELSFKPAVLSECGTDEICVSLCKTEFKNLSSGETNRLRLAFIAASLELTNNGEGILILDEIDSNLSGKEAMSIANVLVKISKFYQIFAISHQPQLSSKAASHFLVSKTNGKSSVRLLSENEKITELARMISGETITAEALEFAKKLRQS
- a CDS encoding TatD family hydrolase, whose translation is MIIDTHCHLDDASFDTDLDAVIERATIAGVRSIIIPGADMADLDKACKISHARNNVYFAVGVHPYEIDSFDMEVLKRYADDPKCVGVGECGLDYFRLKHQESKEAKALEISRQKDAFISQIDLATQLQKPLIVHIREANEDSFGILKDRAGDLCGGVLHCFNASKLLLGLSEYGFYFGIGGVLTFKNAKNLAEILPQIPQERLLIETDAPYLTPHPHRGERNEPAFTRLVVEKVAEILSLSVEEVEAITTQNACRLFGDKIKGEI